Part of the Geobacter pickeringii genome, TTCCGGATGGTGTTGCGGCGTGCGGGAATACCGTTGTACTTCACCACGTGGGCCGTTGCCGGCGGGGTGGCGTCGGCATCGGCGTAGCCGATGGAGCCGGTCCGGGCGCCGAGGCAGTTCATGAGGTCGCTGGTGGCGTCGTTGAAGAAGGCGTACACGGTCTGATTCTGCAGGAGCGGAGCGCCCCAGCCCTTGTTCATGACAGCGGCATCGAGGGTGGCGTGGGTGCCGGAGCCGGCGGCCCGGAAGCAGGCCGTGATGTTGTCGTTAACCTGTGAGGTCTTGCCGGTGACGGTGTAGGAGGCCCCGAAGTCGGACCAAAACATGGCGTTGCCGGAGAAGATGTTGACCGCCATCTCGCGGTTGATGTTGTCGAGTTGGGCGGAGACGCAGCTGATGCCGGCGCCGCAGTCCGTGGCAGCGGTGGCGGTGGTGCAGAGGTTGCCGTCGTGGGCACCGCCGGAGCACTTGCTGACGGAGACCGAGTTATCCACGAAGAAGGCGAAGGGGACGACCACCGGGCGGTAGAAGTTGAGGCCGGTGGTGGAGATCCCGGTGTAGGAACGGGTCACGTACGGATCGGCGGCGGCAGCCAGGGGGCCCTTCAACTGGCCGTAGGTCCGCTGAATGAAGGCGTCGCCGTGGACGTCGGAAGCGCCCACATCGATGGGGAGGCAGGTGTCGGGGGCGGCGCTGGCGGTGGTGCCGAAGAGTTTGCGGTCGGTGTTGTTGGTGCAGCCGGTGGTGACGTTGGGGTCAACCTGCCCCTTTACCGACAGGATGCCGTCGATGGAGTTCTTGCCGGTGTAGCGGAAGTTGATGGTGTCGTTGGCGGCGCCGTTGCAGCCGGTGCCGGTGGCGATGCCGCCGGCGGAGCCGCCGCTGTTCTTCACGACGACGTTGGTGCAGCCCGGGCCGGCCGGGGCGGCAGCCTGGAGGAAGGGACCGGAGAGGGCGGACCAGAGAGTGGCCTCGGCGGAGGCGCCGTAGAGGTTCACGTCGATGGTGGCTGCCTGGGCGATGCCGGCAACGGAGAGGACCCCGGCGGCAACCACGAGGGACTGCTTGATGCTCTTTTTCATGGTGTTGCTCCTTTTTCGTAGTGGTCGCTCTCCCCGGAATGCCGGGGAGAGACGGTGATCATGGCGAGGTGCGGCTTACTTGTTCATCTTGCGGCGGATGCCGACCATGCCCAGGAGGCCCGAGCCGAGGAGGTAGGCGGCGGCAGGAATGGGGGTGGCGGCAGGGGCAGACTGCGCATTGATGGTGGTCGTACCGTCTGCGTTAAGGGCGACCGTCAGTGCCTGAACGCCCTGTGAGTAGGCGCGGGCGGCTCCAGTGTACTGATAAAGGCTCATCGAGACCGGCGAATTTGCAGCGAGAGTGGCAAGAGATGCTTCGCCAGTGGTCGTGTAGTTAAACCCGAAAGTTGTAGTGGTAATGTTACTACCATATGAAGCAACGTTAGGCTTATCATAAGCAGAGACGTAGGAGTTTGCAAAGGACTGCGAGGCAACTATCTTGTCAGTGGTTCCAAGGGAGTTGTAATAGGTAGTAACAAGGTTTCCGAGGCTCTGAAAGTTGGTTAATCTACCAGCAGCCAGATAGGTGGTAGTCGAGGGGGCGTTCGCGGCATAGCCGCTGACACTGGCGGTTCCAGTTACAAAGTAACCGACTCTCAGGTTTGCGAGGGAGGCGGTGGCGCCGAAGTCGCTCAGCACGAAGGGGTTGGCGGTGATAGTGTTGTTGGTGGTGCCGACCAGGGAGCTGATGGTGCCGAGGTTGGTGGCGATTTCCGTGCTGCTGGTGGTGTCATAGATGACCTGTACGAGGCTCTGGTCGGTGAAGGCAGCCATTGCGCTGCCGGCCATGGCGATGCTCATCATGGCGCCGGCGATAAGTGCGATCATTTTCTTT contains:
- a CDS encoding type 2 periplasmic-binding domain-containing protein, encoding MKKSIKQSLVVAAGVLSVAGIAQAATIDVNLYGASAEATLWSALSGPFLQAAAPAGPGCTNVVVKNSGGSAGGIATGTGCNGAANDTINFRYTGKNSIDGILSVKGQVDPNVTTGCTNNTDRKLFGTTASAAPDTCLPIDVGASDVHGDAFIQRTYGQLKGPLAAAADPYVTRSYTGISTTGLNFYRPVVVPFAFFVDNSVSVSKCSGGAHDGNLCTTATAATDCGAGISCVSAQLDNINREMAVNIFSGNAMFWSDFGASYTVTGKTSQVNDNITACFRAAGSGTHATLDAAVMNKGWGAPLLQNQTVYAFFNDATSDLMNCLGARTGSIGYADADATPPATAHVVKYNGIPARRNTIRNGNYDFWSAQTLFESSAAAGNAAKHNLIVQLNNYASNPANLNSTTLASKAPYWATANEMVYGKGTDFTYPAWQLPASPMTP